In a single window of the Xylanibacillus composti genome:
- a CDS encoding CtsR family transcriptional regulator: protein MRNTSDIIEQYLKQILQQSPGQSIEIQRNELADRFQCVPSQINYVISTRFTLEKGYLVESKRGGGGYIRIQRLQLPRQGELLAHIRESIGSQIDQASAEGLIYQMTEARLINAREAALLKAAVSREAIAVKLPLRDEIRARMLKFMLIALLGTSAASKDS from the coding sequence ATGCGAAACACTTCTGATATTATTGAACAATATTTGAAGCAAATTCTGCAGCAGAGTCCAGGGCAAAGCATTGAAATTCAGCGCAATGAACTGGCGGATCGTTTTCAATGTGTGCCTTCCCAAATCAATTACGTCATCAGCACTCGGTTTACTTTGGAAAAAGGATACTTGGTCGAAAGCAAGCGCGGCGGCGGCGGTTATATACGCATCCAGCGTTTGCAGCTCCCCAGGCAGGGAGAGCTGCTGGCCCATATCCGGGAATCGATCGGGAGCCAGATCGACCAGGCCAGTGCGGAAGGTTTGATTTACCAGATGACAGAAGCAAGGCTGATTAATGCTCGTGAGGCGGCTCTGTTGAAAGCTGCCGTATCTCGGGAAGCGATTGCCGTGAAGCTGCCGCTTCGCGATGAGATAAGAGCACGCATGCTGAAGTTTATGCTGATTGCACTGCTCGGGACATCGGCTGCCAGCAAGGATTCTTAG